A DNA window from Rossellomorea marisflavi contains the following coding sequences:
- a CDS encoding CDP-glycerol glycerophosphotransferase family protein, with the protein MFTRNSAVKHSTFLLRGRKTGKEYLKETTLEWDGETVNTFGLNRYEYRTTFDFRALCKGENLPEDIYDLFLKLELHDYYEPKIVRVGRPAFKGRFLIKNTSYPSDDNISIINPYYTFKASNLSFEVYEYRKDTFDFLKSKLRFAWFHRVANKSKDVWIVGERPYKAQDTGYYFFKYMRENHPEKNVYYVIEEHSPERKNVEPLGNVITFKSKEHIWYSLISTKIISSHHPDYLYPVRTKRFQKAVKATKVFLQHGVMGTKNMVANYGKTADGFDTDLFMVSSDFEKRMIVNDFGYKPEEVFVTGLSRFDSLLKEDLPLKDQILIIPTWRDWITTDDSFMESDYYERYKELVFHPGLHSFAKEHGMETIFCLHPNMQNFTSYFSHAPITLINQGDVDVQRLLKESKLMITDYSSVGFDFSFLRKPIIYYQFDRPRFIGKRPSHLDLDNDLPGSIAFELDEVLHALTKYEKNQFKMLADHQKRSDQFIKYRDLQSSERIYSVIQEADVKTTVREKVAESPVYQMAFKKFRKSKYYFPTMKKFYSIARRILPTDDNLILFESGVGKQYADSPRYIYEEILKRGLPYKKVWVYNKSIPVTDESLIQVKRLSPQYYYYLAKSRFWINNQNFPTYIKKPKGTTYLQTWHGTPLKKMLFDIENIQGRSEGYLDRVHGATKQWDHLISPSPYASEAFRSAFRYTGDIMEVGYPRNDLFHHDNRFDIQTRVKRKLGLPQDKKVILYAPTFRDNETKGKNKFVFDIKMDLHRMQEQLGEDYIILLRMHVVISNKLRIPEELRSFVYNVSGYPEIQELSLISDVLITDYSSVMFDFANTGQPILFFTYDFDEYKNDIRGFYMDFEHEAPGPLLYDTDGLIDSLKRLDEVKAHYHKKYDEFQNKYCYLEDGNAASRVVDRLFDR; encoded by the coding sequence TTGTTCACACGAAATTCGGCAGTAAAGCATTCCACCTTCCTTCTGCGAGGACGGAAGACCGGCAAAGAATACCTTAAAGAAACCACTCTCGAATGGGACGGGGAAACTGTGAATACGTTCGGATTGAACCGATACGAATACAGAACAACATTCGACTTCCGTGCGCTATGCAAAGGTGAGAATCTTCCGGAAGATATTTATGATCTGTTTCTTAAGCTTGAACTACATGATTATTATGAACCAAAAATTGTAAGGGTTGGGAGACCTGCTTTCAAAGGACGCTTCCTCATAAAAAACACATCCTACCCATCAGATGATAATATTTCGATCATCAACCCATACTATACGTTCAAGGCTTCCAATCTATCCTTTGAAGTGTATGAATATCGTAAGGATACATTTGATTTCCTAAAGTCAAAACTGCGTTTTGCTTGGTTCCACCGTGTAGCGAATAAAAGCAAGGATGTGTGGATTGTTGGAGAGCGGCCCTATAAGGCCCAGGATACAGGCTACTACTTCTTCAAATATATGCGTGAAAATCACCCTGAAAAAAACGTTTATTATGTGATCGAGGAGCATTCACCTGAACGCAAAAACGTAGAACCCTTAGGTAATGTCATCACCTTTAAATCAAAAGAACACATCTGGTACTCTCTGATCTCGACTAAAATCATCTCATCCCATCACCCTGACTATCTTTACCCGGTTAGAACCAAGCGCTTTCAAAAAGCTGTTAAAGCCACTAAGGTATTTCTTCAGCATGGTGTCATGGGGACAAAGAATATGGTGGCCAATTATGGGAAAACGGCTGATGGGTTTGACACAGACCTGTTCATGGTTAGCTCTGATTTTGAAAAGCGCATGATCGTCAATGACTTCGGCTATAAGCCTGAGGAAGTCTTTGTTACTGGACTCTCTCGCTTCGACAGCCTACTGAAAGAAGATTTACCGCTCAAAGACCAGATCCTGATCATCCCTACTTGGAGGGATTGGATCACAACCGATGATAGCTTCATGGAAAGCGACTATTATGAACGGTACAAAGAATTGGTTTTTCATCCCGGACTCCACTCTTTCGCGAAAGAACACGGTATGGAAACCATCTTCTGCCTGCATCCGAATATGCAAAATTTCACCTCCTATTTCTCACATGCACCTATCACATTAATCAATCAAGGAGATGTGGATGTACAGAGGCTCTTAAAGGAGAGTAAATTGATGATCACGGACTACTCTTCTGTCGGTTTCGATTTCAGCTTCTTGCGCAAACCCATCATCTACTACCAGTTTGATCGTCCTCGTTTCATCGGGAAACGGCCTTCTCATCTGGATCTCGATAATGACCTGCCCGGAAGCATCGCCTTTGAGCTGGACGAAGTATTGCATGCGCTGACTAAATACGAAAAAAACCAATTCAAGATGTTGGCCGACCATCAGAAGCGTTCAGATCAATTCATCAAATATCGGGATCTCCAATCATCTGAACGCATTTATTCTGTGATCCAGGAAGCTGATGTAAAAACAACCGTGAGGGAAAAGGTTGCAGAGAGCCCTGTTTATCAAATGGCCTTCAAAAAATTCAGGAAGAGTAAGTACTATTTCCCTACGATGAAAAAGTTCTATTCCATTGCAAGAAGGATTCTACCAACCGACGATAACCTCATCTTGTTCGAGAGCGGTGTCGGAAAACAGTACGCGGATAGTCCTCGGTACATTTATGAAGAAATTCTCAAAAGAGGATTACCATATAAAAAAGTGTGGGTATACAATAAATCCATCCCTGTTACGGATGAATCGTTGATCCAAGTCAAAAGGCTCAGTCCGCAATACTATTACTACCTGGCTAAATCACGTTTCTGGATCAATAATCAAAACTTCCCTACCTACATCAAAAAGCCCAAAGGGACAACGTATTTGCAGACATGGCATGGGACACCCTTAAAGAAAATGCTCTTCGATATCGAAAATATCCAAGGTAGATCGGAGGGGTATCTGGATCGGGTACATGGCGCGACCAAACAATGGGACCACCTGATTTCACCAAGTCCATATGCATCCGAGGCTTTCCGGAGTGCGTTCAGATATACCGGTGATATTATGGAAGTGGGCTATCCGAGGAATGACCTCTTCCATCATGACAACCGATTCGATATTCAAACGCGTGTTAAGCGAAAATTAGGGCTGCCTCAGGATAAGAAGGTCATCCTTTATGCCCCGACCTTCCGTGACAATGAGACAAAAGGCAAGAATAAGTTCGTGTTCGATATCAAAATGGATCTCCATCGTATGCAGGAACAACTTGGAGAAGACTATATCATTCTCCTACGTATGCATGTGGTCATCAGCAATAAGTTACGGATTCCAGAAGAATTGAGAAGTTTTGTCTATAATGTATCCGGATATCCAGAGATACAGGAACTAAGTCTGATCTCGGATGTGCTCATCACGGATTATTCATCCGTCATGTTTGACTTCGCCAATACTGGGCAACCGATCCTATTCTTCACCTATGACTTCGATGAATATAAAAATGACATCCGTGGTTTTTATATGGACTTCGAACATGAAGCACCAGGGCCTCTGCTGTATGATACAGACGGACTCATTGATTCGTTGAAGCGACTCGATGAAGTCAAGGCGCACTATCATAAGAAGTACGATGAATTCCAGAATAAATATTGCTATCTCGAAGACGGGAACGCTGCCAGTCGAGTGGTGGATCGTCTGTTCGACCGGTAA
- the tagH gene encoding teichoic acids export ABC transporter ATP-binding subunit TagH, with the protein MSKTVIIKDLTKKYKLYNKQSERILDMITPKSFGEDFYGLRNVSFEAEQGDIIGLVGVNGSGKSTLANIIAGIIPETSGEVTVKGKTALIAVAAGLNNQLSGRENIELKCLMLGFSKKKIKELEPEIIEFSELGKFIDQPVKSYSSGMKSRLGFAISVTIDPDILIIDEALSVGDKAFAEKSFEKMVEFKKRGKTMFFVSHSTNQVKKFCEKILWLEYGQVRAFGSVKEVIPQFEKFFQDYKAMSKKEKKQFREEALKRQSGEEPAAAK; encoded by the coding sequence ATGTCTAAAACAGTCATAATCAAAGATCTAACAAAAAAATACAAACTATATAATAAACAATCAGAACGAATCCTTGATATGATCACACCTAAAAGCTTCGGAGAAGACTTCTACGGTCTGCGTAATGTGAGCTTCGAAGCTGAGCAAGGAGATATCATCGGGCTTGTAGGTGTCAACGGGTCAGGGAAATCCACCCTGGCCAATATTATCGCGGGAATCATCCCTGAAACATCCGGAGAAGTGACGGTAAAGGGGAAAACTGCCCTTATCGCAGTTGCTGCAGGTTTGAATAACCAATTATCAGGCAGGGAAAATATCGAACTGAAATGTCTGATGCTCGGATTCAGCAAGAAGAAAATCAAAGAACTGGAACCAGAAATCATCGAATTCTCCGAGCTCGGGAAGTTTATCGACCAGCCCGTAAAATCGTATTCAAGCGGTATGAAATCACGCTTAGGTTTCGCCATCTCTGTTACGATCGATCCTGATATTCTAATCATCGATGAGGCATTATCGGTGGGAGATAAAGCATTTGCTGAGAAAAGTTTCGAAAAAATGGTGGAATTCAAAAAGCGCGGGAAGACCATGTTCTTCGTCAGCCATTCCACCAACCAGGTGAAAAAATTCTGCGAAAAAATCCTATGGCTCGAATATGGCCAAGTCAGGGCATTCGGTAGCGTCAAAGAAGTCATTCCCCAATTCGAAAAGTTCTTCCAAGATTATAAAGCCATGTCCAAAAAAGAAAAGAAGCAATTCCGTGAAGAAGCCCTCAAGCGGCAAAGTGGAGAAGAACCTGCTGCTGCGAAATAG
- a CDS encoding LysM peptidoglycan-binding domain-containing protein, which yields MKKTIVTFAATAVLSSTYASAAAASSHKVESGDSLWNIARKYNTSVSNLKSLNNLKSDMIFPNQVLKVKAKASTAPSKPSTPAPAPSSPAKTYTVKSGDTLIAIANRHSISLGELQKWNGISSHLIYPGQKLAVSSGGSGSSSPAPAPAPSKPSPAPGNSATGSYKVVSGDTLSHISLRFNMSVSELKKLNGLSGNMIYVGQTLKVNGGSSSSPSPAPSPSPSAPKEDTVTSFDVNRLLSAAKGQIGKPYVWGGSTTAGFDCSGFIYYAFNQAGVSMSRTSSEGYYSRSYYVDKPAIGDIVFFSNTYKKGISHLGIYVGNNQFIHAGDNGVEISSLNNSYWKSKFDSFKRFYSL from the coding sequence TTGAAAAAAACGATTGTAACATTTGCTGCTACCGCCGTTCTGTCTTCTACCTATGCATCTGCTGCCGCGGCAAGTTCGCACAAAGTAGAATCAGGAGACTCCCTATGGAATATTGCCCGTAAGTATAATACGTCTGTCTCGAATTTGAAATCGCTTAACAATCTGAAATCTGACATGATCTTCCCGAACCAGGTCCTGAAGGTGAAGGCAAAAGCCTCCACTGCACCGTCTAAACCTTCAACGCCAGCGCCGGCACCGTCTTCGCCAGCTAAAACCTATACGGTCAAATCTGGGGATACGCTGATTGCCATTGCCAACCGCCACTCCATTTCACTCGGTGAACTGCAGAAATGGAACGGGATTTCAAGCCACTTGATTTACCCGGGACAAAAACTAGCGGTTTCATCCGGCGGGTCCGGATCTTCTTCCCCTGCACCAGCACCGGCACCTTCCAAGCCTTCACCGGCACCCGGAAACAGTGCAACAGGTTCTTACAAAGTTGTATCAGGGGATACCCTTTCCCACATCAGCTTGCGCTTTAACATGAGCGTGAGCGAGCTAAAGAAACTTAATGGACTATCGGGTAATATGATTTATGTGGGTCAGACACTTAAGGTGAACGGTGGTTCTTCTTCGTCTCCATCACCTGCACCATCTCCATCACCTTCGGCACCTAAGGAAGATACGGTCACTTCTTTTGACGTCAACCGCCTTCTCTCAGCTGCAAAAGGACAGATCGGTAAACCGTATGTATGGGGTGGATCGACCACTGCCGGCTTCGACTGCAGCGGATTCATCTACTATGCCTTCAATCAGGCGGGCGTCAGCATGTCCAGAACGTCTTCAGAAGGATACTACAGTCGCTCATACTATGTCGATAAACCGGCAATAGGAGATATTGTATTCTTCTCGAATACATACAAAAAAGGCATCTCTCATCTGGGAATCTATGTCGGCAACAACCAGTTCATCCATGCAGGTGACAATGGAGTCGAAATCTCCAGCTTGAACAACTCGTATTGGAAATCCAAATTCGACAGCTTCAAACGCTTCTACAGCCTCTAA
- a CDS encoding ABC transporter permease, giving the protein MKSAITVLREQIQNYYLIQRLSLYELKSNNKNNYLGMLWEVLTPGIQLAIYWFVFGYGLKSGGQGRGDVDGFPFFVWLLSGMVVWFFINPGIVQASRSVYTRIKMLSKMSFPMSAIPSYVIMSKFYPNLYLTGITIIIFQFMGYHINVYYLQLPYFMFAVIAVIFSISLITSTLSTMVRDVQMVVQSVVRMLLYLTPILWNMEELLSKQLVTIMKLNPFYYIVEGYRSALLGQEWYFIEHWQYTLYFWGFVLVVFLFGSFIHVKFRRHFVDFL; this is encoded by the coding sequence ATGAAATCAGCTATCACCGTATTAAGGGAGCAGATTCAAAACTATTATTTGATTCAACGCCTCTCTTTATATGAATTAAAAAGCAATAATAAAAACAACTACTTGGGCATGCTTTGGGAAGTATTGACTCCGGGCATCCAGCTTGCCATTTACTGGTTCGTATTCGGGTATGGATTGAAAAGCGGTGGACAGGGCCGCGGTGATGTAGACGGTTTCCCATTTTTCGTATGGCTGCTGTCAGGTATGGTCGTTTGGTTCTTCATCAACCCAGGCATCGTCCAGGCGTCAAGATCCGTGTATACAAGGATCAAGATGCTGTCCAAGATGAGTTTTCCAATGAGTGCCATCCCTTCATATGTGATTATGTCAAAATTTTACCCTAACCTTTATTTGACTGGTATTACAATCATCATCTTCCAGTTCATGGGGTATCATATCAATGTCTATTACTTGCAATTACCGTACTTTATGTTCGCAGTCATAGCCGTGATCTTTTCTATATCATTGATCACTTCAACTCTTTCCACAATGGTCAGGGATGTGCAGATGGTCGTGCAGTCCGTCGTAAGGATGCTCCTCTACCTGACACCGATCCTCTGGAATATGGAGGAACTATTGAGCAAACAGCTTGTGACGATCATGAAGCTGAATCCTTTTTATTACATCGTGGAAGGCTATAGGAGTGCTCTCTTGGGACAAGAATGGTATTTCATTGAACACTGGCAATACACACTCTATTTCTGGGGCTTCGTCCTGGTCGTATTCTTGTTCGGTTCTTTCATCCATGTGAAATTCAGAAGACACTTTGTTGATTTTCTGTAA
- a CDS encoding CDP-glycerol glycerophosphotransferase family protein, with the protein MEEQSIKHRQLSHLSIDDIPSGKRLSIEAGFLQSFVDDLHTYHFVLQERNSERVIPFPSSYKRIEDQMALIRGELLLDPHLELFEPYAYWDLYLHSFKKDEDESETGSDDEGKFTRIKMNLEDIRLHSFFEGNELFFPYRTKKGNVSFKKQEPVTIGRLEQVDLNEENILSFSGYSIYAAHPETPMKVLGRQLVITNNTDDEEIRLPLSEVKRDDLSSLYGHFDFSSAGFNGKLPLEELKRFSTNNYYKFYVETEVQSPEGIEYIRSPRLDYFPRNPMNQYHLSSFKSENKTWRIRVKPTKKSRYLTVRIFQYNSIKESARKIKNFLIRVKRGRIVKRTYKLVFSFLGKLPAKKKQIVFESFLGKQYSCNPRAIYEYMLENHPEYDMYWSIDPRSAAVFEGKGLKTINRFSIPWLFKMARSKYWVSNSRLPIWIPKPSHTTYLQTWHGTPLKRLAADMDEVHMPGTNTAKYKKNFLLESSRWDYLISPNRYSSEIFARAFGFEKDMIESGYPRNDFLHNANNAETMNSLKERLDLPLDKKVILYAPTWRDNEFYAKGKYKFNLKLELDKMQEELGDEYIVLLRMHYLIAENLDITPFAGFAYDVSHHTDISELYLISDLLITDYSSVFFDYANLGRPMIFYVYDIENYRDTLRGFYFDFEAQAPGPLVKTTEDVIRHIQHPDPASQANFDAFYQKFCYLEDGEASKRVVEKVFKTK; encoded by the coding sequence ATGGAAGAGCAAAGTATCAAACACCGACAGCTTAGTCATCTTTCCATAGATGACATACCTTCAGGAAAGAGATTGTCTATCGAGGCCGGCTTTCTTCAGTCGTTCGTCGATGATCTTCATACGTATCACTTCGTGCTGCAGGAAAGGAACTCGGAACGAGTCATACCCTTCCCTTCATCATATAAACGGATTGAAGATCAAATGGCATTGATTAGGGGAGAACTACTTCTGGATCCACATCTTGAATTGTTCGAGCCCTATGCATACTGGGATCTTTATCTTCACTCATTTAAAAAGGATGAGGACGAATCAGAAACAGGTTCGGATGATGAAGGTAAATTTACTCGGATCAAAATGAATCTAGAAGATATCCGGCTACACTCTTTCTTTGAAGGAAACGAATTATTTTTTCCTTATCGCACAAAAAAAGGAAATGTTTCATTCAAAAAGCAGGAACCTGTCACTATCGGCCGTCTGGAACAGGTGGATCTTAACGAAGAAAACATCCTTTCATTTTCCGGATATAGCATTTATGCAGCCCATCCCGAAACCCCAATGAAAGTTCTCGGTCGTCAATTAGTGATTACAAATAATACCGATGATGAGGAAATCAGGCTGCCGTTGAGTGAAGTGAAACGTGATGATTTGTCTTCCCTTTATGGTCATTTCGACTTTTCTTCGGCAGGATTCAACGGTAAACTTCCTTTGGAAGAATTGAAACGATTTTCCACCAACAATTATTATAAATTCTATGTAGAAACGGAAGTTCAGAGCCCTGAAGGAATCGAGTACATCCGGAGCCCAAGGCTTGACTACTTCCCGAGGAACCCTATGAATCAATACCACCTCTCCAGCTTCAAGAGTGAAAATAAAACGTGGAGGATCCGGGTGAAACCAACCAAGAAATCTAGATACCTCACCGTGAGGATCTTCCAATATAATTCAATAAAAGAAAGTGCCCGTAAGATTAAAAACTTTTTGATCCGTGTCAAAAGAGGTAGGATCGTTAAGCGGACCTATAAGCTCGTCTTTTCATTTCTTGGAAAGCTGCCAGCAAAGAAAAAACAAATTGTCTTTGAAAGCTTCCTTGGAAAGCAGTACAGTTGTAACCCTCGTGCCATCTACGAGTATATGCTTGAGAATCATCCTGAGTACGATATGTACTGGAGCATCGATCCACGGAGCGCTGCCGTATTTGAAGGCAAGGGACTTAAGACGATCAATCGCTTCTCAATTCCGTGGCTCTTCAAAATGGCCCGTTCGAAATACTGGGTTTCCAACAGCAGGCTGCCGATCTGGATACCAAAACCAAGTCACACGACCTATCTTCAAACATGGCATGGTACACCGCTGAAACGCCTTGCGGCCGACATGGACGAGGTTCACATGCCTGGTACCAACACGGCTAAGTACAAGAAGAATTTCCTACTGGAGTCGAGCCGTTGGGATTACTTGATCTCACCAAACCGTTATTCTTCAGAGATATTCGCCAGGGCTTTTGGCTTTGAGAAGGATATGATTGAATCCGGTTATCCGCGGAATGATTTCCTTCATAATGCGAATAATGCAGAGACCATGAATTCGTTGAAAGAACGCCTTGACCTTCCTTTGGATAAAAAGGTGATTCTCTATGCACCTACGTGGCGCGACAATGAGTTCTACGCAAAGGGTAAATACAAGTTCAACCTTAAGCTGGAGCTTGATAAGATGCAGGAAGAGCTTGGCGATGAGTATATAGTCCTTCTCCGCATGCACTACCTGATTGCCGAGAACCTGGATATCACTCCGTTTGCCGGATTTGCGTACGATGTATCGCATCATACGGATATCAGCGAGCTGTACCTCATCTCTGATCTTTTGATTACCGATTATTCGTCTGTGTTCTTCGATTATGCGAATCTTGGCCGTCCGATGATCTTCTATGTGTACGATATCGAGAATTATCGCGATACGCTTCGCGGGTTCTATTTCGACTTTGAAGCACAGGCCCCTGGTCCACTGGTGAAGACCACCGAAGACGTGATCCGTCATATCCAACACCCGGATCCAGCATCCCAGGCGAACTTCGATGCTTTTTATCAAAAGTTCTGTTACCTCGAAGATGGAGAGGCAAGCAAACGAGTTGTCGAAAAAGTGTTTAAAACGAAATAA